The genomic interval GACACCGCCGATCGCTTCCTGGTGATCGAGAACGGCCGGCTGGTCCATGAAGACCGCCGCGCCGATGTGAACGAGGCCAGGATCTCCGCCTACCTGTCGGTCTGAGCCGGCCCCGCTCGCCCGCACATCCTTCCGCACAGCTTTCCGCCACCCCTCATACGCACTTCATCCCGCAATCCGACAGATACGGAGCGCCCGCATGACTGAAACGCTCGTCAAGGTGGATCTCGCCAGCTCGGCATATGACAACGAGAACGTCCACAACCGTTGGCACCCGGATATTCCGATGGTCGCCTGGGTCAGCCCGGGTGATGACTTCAAGCTGGAATGCTTCGACTGGACCGGCGGCCAGATCAACAACGACGACGACGCCGCCGATGTCCGCGACGTCGATCTGTCGCAGGTTCATTTCCTGTCGGGGCCGGTGGGCGTGAAGGGCGCCGAGCCGGGCGACCTGCTGGTGGTGGAAATCCTCGACATCGGCACGCTGCCCGGCGCCGATTGGGGCTTCAACGGCGTCTTCGCCAAGGAAAACGGCGGCGGCTTCCTGACCGAGCATTTCCCCGATGCCCGCAAGTCGATCTGGGATTTCGAGGGCCTGTTCGCCAAATCGCGCCATATTCCGGGCGTGCGTTTCGCGGGGCTGATCCATCCCGGCCTGATCGGCTGCCTGCCCTCGCACAAGCTGCTCGATGAGTGGAATGTCCGCGAGAAGGCGCTGTTCGATACCGACCCCACCCGCGTGCCCGGCCTCGCCAACCTGCCCTATGCCCCCACCGCCCATATGGGCCGGCTGAAGGGATCGGCCTCGGAAGCCGCGGCCGC from Tistrella bauzanensis carries:
- the fmdA gene encoding formamidase, with the translated sequence MTETLVKVDLASSAYDNENVHNRWHPDIPMVAWVSPGDDFKLECFDWTGGQINNDDDAADVRDVDLSQVHFLSGPVGVKGAEPGDLLVVEILDIGTLPGADWGFNGVFAKENGGGFLTEHFPDARKSIWDFEGLFAKSRHIPGVRFAGLIHPGLIGCLPSHKLLDEWNVREKALFDTDPTRVPGLANLPYAPTAHMGRLKGSASEAAAATGARTVPPREHGGNCDIKDLSRGCKIYFPVYVDGAGLSMGDLHFSQGDGEITFCGAIEMPGWAHLKVDLIKSGMAKYGIKNPVFKPSPIKPTYNDYLIFEGISVDEAGKQHYLDVHIAYRQACLNAIEYMTKFGYSRGQAYSILGTAPIEGKISGVVDVPNACATLFLPTEIFDFDPSPTAAGPFKAVEGAELPIAFWKDKA